The following are encoded together in the Saccharospirillaceae bacterium genome:
- a CDS encoding ATP-dependent helicase, whose translation MNNLTSEQLAVVNHQQGHAKVIAVAGAGKTTTLTHFIAARLEHSCDPRRMLVLMYNKAAQQDFEAKLQRLLPGKPLPQIRTFHSLGLRIYQRLIQQGHLPAFQDKLLSDGEVENVVWRLLQQIADDDTRQEILSQKKKWVEPAMGFIDLVKAGLLPPADVFDTLDLSPACRLFVECFEQFEQWRKSQNRISFNDMIYDPVMCFRRNPEVAAHFGGHMQWILVDEYQDINEIQQYFLEVLYAGRGSVMVIGDPDQTIYEFRGSKPEFIVQEFDRRLGQSQQAVSRYTLPHTFRYGHEISLLANHLISHNQQREPVLCLSHQSTPVSQVQLHQAHHEARLILTLIESEAEKRPLEQIAVINRLWALCAPVELALLQKKIPYQLHNSLSVLDRWELHIFWLLLEIAAAKFSQRSQSEREQAWLHILTTPYPKIKRSMLEQIAKKTAVAEQDFAEAMVEAIPDDISKWQREQLEARAAVIANAEHINTSAFRIIQDYIDESDLYQGIEDSAFSAQQIEDRRQTIKAFVAFIKESQQSSRAAHDYLLELKAQRLQQENNTGVHLTSIHKSKGLEWPVVIIPGLNAQYYPYHPEGEFTTAASEESERRLLYVAMTRSQQQLHLLAPAFDSKRRKKPPEHEKTSRFQRELNVVASQSVARAIYHNVEHQQQNELELDIKAAWLDRYLAEQHCALMVSEKPAKKPTLQNDFIIDRKYPEPETKQRVRHNVLGAGYILSEDDQYLKIRFDGETKLRTLSREKIAGLLQYE comes from the coding sequence TTGAATAACTTAACATCTGAACAACTTGCGGTGGTCAATCACCAGCAAGGTCACGCCAAAGTCATAGCCGTTGCCGGCGCTGGTAAAACCACCACGCTGACGCACTTTATTGCGGCGCGTCTGGAGCACAGCTGTGATCCCCGGCGGATGCTGGTGTTGATGTATAACAAGGCCGCACAGCAGGATTTTGAGGCCAAGCTGCAACGTTTGTTGCCCGGTAAGCCATTACCTCAGATTCGCACCTTTCATTCGCTTGGCCTGCGAATTTATCAGCGTCTGATTCAGCAGGGGCATTTACCTGCGTTCCAGGATAAATTGCTGTCTGACGGTGAAGTCGAAAATGTCGTCTGGCGGTTATTGCAACAAATTGCCGATGACGACACCCGCCAGGAAATTCTGTCGCAGAAAAAGAAATGGGTTGAGCCGGCAATGGGTTTTATCGATCTGGTTAAAGCCGGACTTTTACCCCCGGCGGATGTGTTCGACACACTCGATTTATCACCGGCTTGTCGCCTGTTTGTTGAATGTTTTGAGCAATTTGAACAGTGGCGTAAATCGCAAAACCGTATCAGCTTTAACGATATGATTTACGATCCGGTGATGTGCTTTCGCCGTAATCCGGAAGTCGCCGCGCATTTTGGCGGCCATATGCAATGGATATTGGTCGACGAATATCAGGACATTAACGAGATTCAGCAATATTTTCTCGAAGTATTATATGCCGGCCGTGGCTCGGTGATGGTGATTGGTGACCCGGACCAGACCATCTACGAATTCCGTGGTTCGAAGCCGGAATTTATTGTGCAGGAATTTGATCGTCGTCTGGGTCAATCTCAGCAAGCGGTTAGCCGCTATACATTGCCACATACCTTTCGTTACGGACATGAAATCTCACTGCTGGCCAACCACCTGATCAGCCACAACCAGCAACGTGAACCGGTATTGTGTTTATCCCATCAGAGCACTCCCGTCAGTCAGGTGCAGCTACATCAGGCGCATCACGAAGCCCGGTTAATTCTGACCCTGATCGAAAGTGAAGCGGAGAAGCGGCCGCTGGAACAGATTGCCGTTATTAATCGTTTATGGGCGTTATGTGCGCCGGTTGAGCTGGCGTTACTGCAGAAGAAAATCCCATATCAGTTACATAATTCATTGTCGGTACTGGATCGCTGGGAATTGCATATTTTCTGGCTGTTGCTGGAAATTGCGGCGGCGAAATTTTCGCAGCGCAGTCAGTCTGAACGAGAGCAGGCCTGGCTGCATATTCTGACCACGCCGTATCCCAAAATTAAACGTTCGATGTTAGAGCAGATTGCGAAAAAAACCGCCGTTGCTGAACAGGATTTTGCTGAAGCTATGGTTGAAGCCATTCCGGATGACATTTCCAAATGGCAAAGAGAACAACTGGAAGCCCGGGCGGCTGTTATTGCTAATGCTGAGCATATTAATACCTCGGCCTTCCGTATTATTCAGGATTATATCGATGAGTCTGATTTGTATCAGGGTATCGAAGACAGCGCATTTTCTGCCCAGCAAATCGAAGACCGGCGTCAGACCATAAAGGCATTTGTTGCTTTTATTAAAGAAAGCCAGCAATCCAGCCGTGCTGCCCATGACTATTTACTGGAGTTAAAAGCACAGCGGTTACAGCAGGAAAATAATACCGGTGTACACCTGACGTCGATTCACAAAAGTAAAGGGTTGGAGTGGCCGGTAGTAATTATTCCGGGATTAAATGCCCAATATTATCCGTATCACCCGGAAGGCGAATTTACCACGGCGGCCAGTGAAGAAAGTGAGCGGCGATTATTATACGTTGCTATGACCCGTAGCCAGCAGCAGCTGCATTTGTTGGCGCCGGCATTTGACTCAAAACGACGTAAGAAGCCCCCAGAGCACGAAAAAACCAGCCGCTTCCAGCGAGAACTGAATGTGGTTGCCAGTCAGTCTGTTGCCAGAGCAATTTACCATAATGTTGAACACCAACAGCAAAACGAACTAGAGCTGGATATTAAAGCCGCCTGGCTTGATCGATACCTGGCGGAACAGCACTGCGCTTTAATGGTGAGTGAAAAGCCGGCGAAAAAACCGACGCTGCAGAACGATTTTATTATTGATCGCAAATATCCGGAGCCTGAGACCAAGCAGCGGGTACGCCACAACGTTCTGGGAGCGGGCTATATCCTGTCGGAAGATGATCAGTATTTAAAGATACGCTTTGACGGAGAGACAAAACTGAGAACCCTGAGCCGGGAAAAAATTGCTGGGTTATTGCAATACGAATAA
- a CDS encoding protein kinase translates to MSETRIQIQQQLTEFPREVFDHADTLEILDLGNNQLSDLPDDFSRLKQLKILFLTNNRFTHIPPVLAQCPALEMIAFKENQLTEFAEDSIPEHTRWLILTGNQLARLPDSMGKLHRLQKLALAGNQLTELPDSMANCRNLELVRLSANRFEALPDWLFKLPRLSWLAFAGNPFSSSVFTGVEHASKTVPFVHLDDLELDEKLGEGASGTIYRGHWKQAHEHLGKPDIAVKLFKGDVTSDGYPQDELDCCLDAGHHPHIVKTIGEIKDPGELGIVMELIPAGYRNLGNPPNFDTCSRDTFAEGVSFSAEQIAKIAADFASAAHHLHQQGVSHGDLYAHNTLVNDQCEILIGDFGAASDCKTLPENQRADMEKVEVRALGCLLDDLLTLPANPLDDENGLVKMLNSLRDRCFIEDVSQRPDFKKVLKTLSK, encoded by the coding sequence ATGAGCGAAACACGTATCCAGATCCAGCAGCAATTAACCGAATTTCCGCGTGAAGTATTCGATCATGCCGATACGCTGGAAATCCTTGATCTGGGTAATAACCAATTGTCGGACCTGCCAGATGACTTCAGCCGGCTTAAGCAGCTAAAGATCCTGTTCCTGACCAACAACCGTTTTACTCATATTCCACCAGTACTGGCCCAGTGCCCGGCTCTGGAGATGATCGCCTTTAAAGAAAATCAGCTGACGGAATTTGCTGAAGACAGCATTCCGGAGCATACCCGCTGGCTGATTCTGACCGGCAACCAGCTGGCGCGCCTGCCGGACTCTATGGGCAAGCTGCATCGCCTGCAGAAGTTGGCACTGGCGGGCAATCAACTGACCGAACTGCCAGACAGCATGGCTAACTGTCGTAACCTCGAACTGGTTCGTCTATCAGCTAATCGCTTTGAGGCACTGCCCGATTGGTTATTCAAACTGCCCCGCTTATCCTGGCTGGCTTTTGCCGGTAATCCGTTTTCCAGTTCGGTATTTACCGGCGTGGAGCACGCATCGAAAACAGTACCGTTTGTGCATCTGGATGATCTGGAGCTGGACGAAAAGCTGGGCGAAGGCGCCTCTGGCACCATTTATCGTGGTCACTGGAAGCAAGCTCATGAACACCTGGGTAAGCCAGATATCGCGGTTAAATTATTTAAAGGCGATGTCACCAGCGACGGTTATCCGCAGGACGAATTAGATTGCTGCCTCGATGCTGGCCATCACCCGCATATTGTAAAAACCATTGGTGAGATTAAAGACCCTGGCGAGCTTGGTATCGTAATGGAGTTGATTCCAGCGGGTTACCGTAACCTGGGCAACCCACCCAATTTTGATACCTGCAGTCGCGATACCTTTGCTGAAGGCGTTTCTTTTAGCGCAGAACAAATCGCTAAAATTGCTGCTGATTTTGCCAGCGCGGCCCATCACCTCCACCAGCAAGGTGTCAGTCATGGGGATTTATACGCTCATAACACGCTGGTGAATGATCAATGTGAAATCCTGATTGGTGATTTTGGTGCGGCTTCTGACTGTAAGACACTTCCTGAGAATCAACGTGCCGATATGGAGAAAGTGGAGGTAAGAGCGCTAGGTTGTTTATTGGATGATTTATTAACGTTGCCAGCCAATCCGCTGGACGATGAAAATGGTTTGGTGAAGATGCTGAACTCGTTAAGAGATCGGTGTTTTATTGAGGATGTAAGTCAAAGACCTGACTTTAAAAAAGTCCTGAAAACTCTTTCTAAATAA
- the trpS gene encoding tryptophan--tRNA ligase, producing the protein MSKQRVLTGITTTGTPHLGNYVGAIRPAIEASQNSDIESFFFLADYHALIKCQDPKLVHQSTTEIAATWLALGLDTDNTMFYRQSDIREIPELTWMLNCICAKGLMNRAHAYKGAVDANLAENEDADKAITMGLFSYPVLMAADILMFGANKVPVGKDQIQHVEMARDMAQRFNHIYSSKKNPLLTLPEYVVDDNVAILQGLDGRKMSKSYGNTIPLFLTEKQLQKHINKIKTNLLEPGEPKDPNDSTVFQIWKAFANEEQLAEMTQAYADGIGWGDAKKKLFALVNEEIAEAREKYNDLLTRPQDIEAELQKGAEKARKLSVPLMEQVREAVGIFGLK; encoded by the coding sequence ATGAGCAAGCAGCGCGTTCTTACTGGTATTACCACCACTGGCACCCCACATCTGGGTAACTACGTTGGTGCAATTCGTCCGGCAATTGAAGCCAGCCAAAACAGCGACATCGAATCTTTCTTCTTTCTGGCAGACTACCATGCCCTGATTAAGTGTCAGGACCCTAAACTGGTTCACCAGTCGACCACTGAGATTGCAGCAACCTGGCTGGCTTTGGGCTTAGATACCGACAACACCATGTTCTACCGTCAGTCGGACATACGCGAGATTCCGGAACTGACCTGGATGCTGAACTGCATCTGCGCCAAAGGCCTGATGAACCGCGCTCACGCTTATAAAGGTGCGGTCGATGCCAACCTGGCAGAGAACGAAGACGCCGATAAGGCCATTACCATGGGTCTGTTCAGCTACCCGGTATTAATGGCTGCCGACATTCTGATGTTTGGTGCTAACAAAGTACCGGTAGGCAAAGACCAGATCCAGCACGTCGAAATGGCGCGTGATATGGCTCAGCGTTTTAACCATATCTATTCCAGCAAAAAGAACCCACTGTTAACACTGCCGGAATATGTGGTGGACGATAACGTCGCGATTTTGCAGGGCTTAGACGGCCGTAAGATGAGTAAGAGTTATGGCAATACCATTCCTCTGTTTCTGACTGAAAAACAGCTGCAGAAACACATCAACAAAATTAAAACCAACCTGTTAGAACCCGGCGAACCGAAAGACCCGAATGATTCGACCGTGTTCCAGATCTGGAAAGCCTTCGCAAACGAAGAGCAGCTGGCTGAAATGACACAGGCTTATGCCGATGGTATTGGCTGGGGCGATGCTAAGAAAAAACTGTTTGCTCTGGTTAATGAAGAAATTGCCGAAGCTCGCGAAAAATACAACGATCTGCTGACGCGTCCACAGGATATTGAAGCTGAGCTGCAGAAAGGTGCTGAAAAAGCCCGCAAACTGAGTGTTCCGCTGATGGAACAGGTACGTGAAGCCGTTGGTATTTTTGGTCTGAAATAA
- a CDS encoding threonylcarbamoyl-AMP synthase, translated as MSQFFQIHPENPQARLVKQAAEIIRSGGLAVIPTDCAYALACRIGDKNATEKVRRLRQLDKHHNFTLLCRDLSELSDFAKVDNVKYRLLKNHTPGAFTFILEATRQVPRLLMHPKKRTIGIRVPDNQIAMDLLSEMNEPIMITSLIMPGDDMPMSDPYDIRQQLEHELDLVIDGGYCGFEATTVIDLMDEAPEVLRQGVGDASAFV; from the coding sequence GTGAGTCAGTTCTTTCAGATCCATCCTGAAAATCCACAGGCACGATTGGTTAAACAAGCCGCGGAAATTATTCGCAGTGGCGGTCTAGCGGTTATTCCCACCGACTGTGCCTATGCTCTGGCATGCCGCATCGGCGATAAAAACGCGACAGAAAAAGTCCGTCGTTTGCGTCAACTCGATAAACATCACAACTTCACCTTGTTGTGCCGCGATTTATCGGAGCTGTCTGACTTCGCCAAAGTTGATAACGTCAAATACCGTTTGCTGAAGAATCACACACCGGGCGCTTTTACTTTTATCCTGGAAGCAACCCGCCAGGTACCTCGTTTGTTGATGCATCCGAAAAAACGCACCATTGGTATTCGGGTTCCGGATAATCAAATTGCGATGGATCTGCTGTCTGAGATGAATGAACCGATCATGATTACCTCGCTGATTATGCCCGGTGATGATATGCCGATGTCGGACCCGTACGACATTCGTCAGCAGCTGGAACATGAGCTGGACCTGGTAATTGATGGCGGTTATTGCGGTTTTGAAGCCACGACCGTGATTGATCTGATGGACGAGGCACCGGAGGTGTTGCGACAAGGTGTGGGTGACGCTTCAGCGTTTGTGTAA
- a CDS encoding PHP domain-containing protein produces MISEFDLHCHTTASDGKHAPADLVARACERGIKTLAITDHDTVEGYREALPVAREKGLNLIPGIELSCVWGGVTIHIVGLNFDPQSEVMLAAEQAQIEARKQRSLIIADKLSKKLKHDIDIKDIQTIAGGDGEASELVGRPHFAQYLIDHNLVPDMATAFKKYLGAGKVGDVQANWPQLDKVVRWIVDSGGIAVMAHAHLYNMTRTKLRACMDDFVDAGGSGLEVAYGMMDNNQQGQMKTLAKDYGLKGSCGSDYHGPNRFGLDLGVMPTFPKDIDPVWSDWQLVG; encoded by the coding sequence GTGATTTCAGAATTTGATTTGCATTGCCACACTACCGCATCTGACGGTAAACACGCCCCAGCCGATCTGGTCGCACGCGCTTGTGAACGGGGTATCAAAACGTTAGCAATTACTGACCATGATACTGTTGAAGGTTACCGCGAAGCGTTGCCGGTAGCGCGGGAAAAGGGCCTGAATCTGATTCCGGGAATTGAACTGTCGTGCGTTTGGGGTGGTGTCACCATCCATATTGTTGGGCTGAACTTTGACCCTCAGTCTGAGGTAATGCTGGCTGCGGAGCAGGCACAGATTGAAGCGCGTAAGCAACGCTCGCTGATCATTGCCGACAAACTGTCGAAAAAGCTAAAGCATGATATCGATATCAAAGATATACAGACGATTGCCGGTGGCGATGGTGAGGCCAGCGAGCTGGTGGGACGCCCGCACTTTGCCCAATACCTGATTGATCACAACCTTGTACCGGATATGGCGACGGCTTTTAAAAAATATCTGGGTGCCGGCAAAGTAGGTGATGTACAGGCTAATTGGCCGCAGCTGGATAAGGTGGTGCGCTGGATTGTTGATTCTGGCGGCATTGCAGTTATGGCTCACGCCCACTTATACAATATGACACGTACCAAGTTGCGCGCCTGCATGGACGATTTTGTCGACGCTGGTGGCAGTGGTCTTGAGGTTGCGTACGGTATGATGGATAACAACCAGCAGGGCCAAATGAAAACGCTGGCGAAAGATTATGGTCTCAAAGGGTCTTGTGGCAGCGATTACCACGGTCCGAATCGTTTTGGATTAGACCTGGGGGTGATGCCGACATTCCCGAAAGATATTGATCCTGTATGGTCTGACTGGCAATTAGTTGGCTAA
- a CDS encoding YciI family protein, which yields MWYAIISQDVENSLEKRMGARPAHLERLNALKDEGRLLIAGPHPAIDSNDPGEAGFTGSLVVAEFDSLETAQSWADADPYVAAGVYASVTVKPFKKVLP from the coding sequence ATGTGGTATGCCATTATCAGCCAGGATGTTGAAAACAGTCTGGAGAAACGCATGGGTGCTCGCCCGGCTCATCTGGAACGTTTGAACGCATTAAAAGATGAAGGCCGCTTACTGATTGCAGGCCCACACCCGGCAATCGACAGCAATGATCCAGGTGAAGCCGGTTTCACCGGCAGCTTAGTGGTTGCGGAATTTGACTCGCTGGAAACCGCACAAAGCTGGGCGGATGCCGATCCTTACGTAGCCGCAGGCGTTTACGCCAGCGTTACTGTAAAGCCATTTAAGAAAGTACTGCCCTAA
- a CDS encoding TIGR04211 family SH3 domain-containing protein, producing MKKILLASVALLFAMTAQAAVEKRYVADSLWLQLRSGPGNEFRILKALRSGEHLIFIEEDLEKKYTKVKTSKGLEGWVLTRFLVNEPIAKEKLILANREMDKIKAELVTLKTQKSELETQVESLKSDRSGLNRSQGKLEKELKRIKTISANALALDEKSKKLTQRNQELEIQVEALTAENAQLRDDRQQTYLIYGGGLVVIGIFAGLLLPSLRGGKRNGGWA from the coding sequence GTGAAAAAGATTCTGTTAGCCAGTGTTGCTCTGTTATTTGCCATGACCGCTCAAGCAGCGGTGGAAAAACGTTATGTTGCTGATAGCCTGTGGCTGCAGCTGCGCAGTGGTCCCGGCAATGAGTTTCGTATTCTCAAAGCACTGCGAAGTGGTGAGCACCTGATCTTTATTGAAGAAGATCTGGAAAAGAAATACACCAAGGTCAAGACTTCCAAAGGCCTGGAAGGCTGGGTATTAACCCGCTTTCTGGTGAACGAGCCAATCGCTAAAGAGAAGCTGATTCTGGCCAATCGGGAAATGGATAAAATCAAAGCCGAACTGGTGACTTTAAAAACACAAAAGAGTGAGCTGGAAACTCAGGTAGAGAGTCTGAAAAGTGACCGCTCTGGCCTTAACCGCAGTCAGGGAAAATTGGAAAAAGAACTGAAGCGCATCAAAACCATTTCTGCCAATGCTCTGGCACTGGATGAAAAAAGTAAAAAGCTCACTCAACGCAATCAGGAACTGGAAATCCAGGTTGAAGCATTAACCGCTGAAAACGCACAACTGCGCGACGATCGACAGCAAACGTATCTGATTTACGGTGGCGGCCTGGTGGTCATTGGCATCTTCGCTGGGCTGCTATTGCCATCGTTACGTGGTGGTAAACGCAACGGTGGCTGGGCTTAA
- the sufB gene encoding Fe-S cluster assembly protein SufB → MSSSAEIEQTTQATVELTGKDAEIGNRIDREYQAGFVTDIESETIAPGLNEDVVRWISAKKGEPEWLTEWRLKAFRAWEQMEEPDWAHVNYEKPDFQALSYYSAPKSMEDKPKSLDEVDPELLKTYEKLGIPLHEQMALAGVAVDAVFDSVSVATTFREKLSEAGVIFMPLSEAVHEHPELVKKYLGTVVPQRDNFYSALNSAVFSDGSFVYIPKGVRCPMELSTYFRINEAKTGQFERTLIVADEGSHVSYLEGCTAPMRDENQLHAAVVELVALDDAEIKYSTVQNWYPGDAEGKGGIYNFVTKRAVAHTNAKVSWTQVETGSAVTWKYPSCILKGDNAVGEFYSVALTNNYQQADTGTKMIHLGKNTSSTIISKGISAGKSQNAYRGLVRMGPNAKGARNFTQCDSLLIGDQCGAHTFPYIESKHPSAVVEHEATTSTVSDDQLFLCQQRGIDTEKAVSMIVNGFCKEVFKELPMEFAVEAGKLLEVSLEGSVG, encoded by the coding sequence ATGAGCAGCAGTGCAGAAATCGAACAAACAACTCAGGCAACGGTCGAGTTAACCGGTAAAGACGCCGAGATCGGCAATCGTATTGACCGTGAATACCAAGCGGGTTTTGTCACGGATATCGAATCCGAAACCATTGCACCGGGCCTGAATGAAGACGTTGTACGCTGGATATCCGCGAAAAAGGGTGAACCAGAGTGGCTGACCGAGTGGCGCTTAAAAGCCTTCCGGGCTTGGGAACAGATGGAAGAGCCGGATTGGGCACACGTTAATTACGAAAAACCAGACTTCCAGGCATTGTCTTACTACTCCGCACCAAAGAGCATGGAAGATAAGCCGAAATCTCTCGACGAGGTAGATCCTGAGCTGCTCAAGACTTACGAAAAGCTTGGTATTCCGCTGCATGAGCAAATGGCACTGGCTGGCGTAGCTGTTGATGCTGTATTCGACTCAGTGTCGGTTGCTACCACATTCCGTGAGAAGTTGTCGGAAGCCGGTGTGATTTTTATGCCACTGTCGGAAGCCGTTCACGAACATCCGGAACTGGTTAAAAAATACCTCGGTACCGTCGTGCCCCAGCGCGATAACTTCTATTCTGCACTGAATTCTGCAGTGTTCTCCGATGGTTCGTTTGTCTACATCCCCAAAGGCGTGCGCTGCCCAATGGAGCTGTCGACGTATTTCCGTATTAACGAAGCCAAAACCGGCCAGTTTGAACGGACTTTAATTGTTGCAGATGAAGGCTCTCACGTTTCTTACCTGGAAGGCTGTACTGCACCGATGCGGGATGAAAATCAATTGCATGCCGCGGTGGTTGAACTGGTTGCATTGGACGATGCCGAAATTAAATATTCCACCGTGCAGAACTGGTACCCGGGTGATGCCGAAGGCAAAGGTGGCATCTACAACTTTGTAACCAAGCGTGCGGTCGCTCATACCAACGCGAAGGTTTCCTGGACTCAGGTAGAAACCGGTTCTGCGGTAACCTGGAAATACCCAAGTTGTATTTTAAAGGGCGATAATGCTGTTGGTGAGTTCTACTCCGTTGCTTTAACCAACAACTATCAGCAAGCCGATACGGGCACCAAGATGATCCACCTGGGCAAGAACACCAGCTCAACCATCATCTCCAAAGGTATTTCAGCAGGCAAGAGCCAGAACGCTTACCGCGGTCTGGTGCGTATGGGGCCGAATGCCAAGGGTGCGCGTAACTTCACCCAGTGTGACTCACTGTTAATTGGCGATCAGTGCGGCGCTCACACCTTCCCTTACATCGAAAGCAAACACCCGTCGGCGGTGGTTGAACACGAAGCGACAACCTCAACCGTCAGTGATGACCAGTTATTCCTGTGTCAGCAACGGGGCATTGATACTGAAAAAGCCGTCTCTATGATCGTAAACGGTTTCTGTAAAGAGGTATTTAAAGAGCTACCGATGGAGTTTGCGGTTGAAGCCGGCAAGTTACTGGAAGTGTCATTAGAAGGATCTGTTGGTTAA
- the sufC gene encoding Fe-S cluster assembly ATPase SufC: MISIKNLQAKVEEKDILKGLNLEIKPGEVHAIMGPNGAGKSTLGNVLAGREGYDVTGGSAELNGTDILDMDPEERAREGLFLAFQYPVEIPGVSNLEFLKASVDAVREHQGKDPLDSVQFLKLAREKCKAVNLDQSFLKRGVSEGFSGGEKKRNELMQMMLLEPQLCILDETDSGLDIDALQVVAEGVNSMRDENRSFIVVTHYQRLLDYIVPDYVHVLADGKIVKSGGKELALELEEKGYGWLEEAGQ; encoded by the coding sequence ATGATTAGCATCAAAAACCTGCAAGCCAAGGTTGAAGAAAAAGATATCCTCAAAGGCCTGAACCTGGAGATTAAGCCGGGTGAAGTTCACGCCATCATGGGCCCGAATGGTGCCGGTAAAAGTACCCTGGGTAATGTGTTGGCAGGTCGTGAAGGTTATGACGTTACCGGTGGAAGCGCCGAATTAAACGGCACCGATATTCTTGATATGGATCCGGAAGAACGCGCCCGGGAAGGTTTATTCCTGGCATTCCAATACCCGGTTGAAATTCCGGGTGTATCGAATCTGGAGTTTTTGAAAGCGTCCGTTGACGCAGTTCGCGAGCATCAGGGCAAAGACCCGCTGGACAGCGTTCAGTTTCTGAAACTGGCGCGTGAAAAGTGCAAAGCCGTCAACCTGGATCAAAGTTTCCTGAAACGCGGTGTCAGCGAAGGATTTTCCGGCGGTGAGAAAAAGCGTAACGAATTAATGCAGATGATGCTGCTGGAACCGCAGCTGTGCATCCTCGATGAAACCGATTCCGGTCTGGATATTGATGCACTTCAGGTAGTCGCTGAAGGCGTTAACTCCATGCGTGACGAAAACCGCAGTTTTATCGTTGTGACTCACTACCAGCGACTGCTGGACTACATCGTACCTGATTATGTACACGTTCTGGCCGACGGAAAAATTGTTAAATCCGGTGGTAAAGAACTGGCGCTGGAACTGGAAGAAAAAGGTTACGGCTGGTTAGAAGAAGCTGGCCAATAA
- the sufD gene encoding Fe-S cluster assembly protein SufD produces the protein MSEQFRAQQLALAASSSAYAELNTAGRAAFEQAVIPTRKHEAWKYTSLRHLTEGVYGNVASSHSAAGLDGVATIPALGSQRLVFVNGVISEELSSNEALENLTLFSQANDDQKALIAAKLDTIIAGQNRHLFNELNNAQLTDGVLLHVGKNVQQQQAIQVSWLTTKQADAFSVNARLLVVVEQGANATLVEHYASADAEQNNFTNAVTEIAIGANAKLQHYRLNMSQEDALHIGATHVDLDRDAQYHAFHLGLGSKLTRNDIVVNHNGGGSHVEMSGVYVPQNKQLVDFHTCIEHKVPRCTTNEIFRGIMNDSAKAVFNGRIHIHPDAQKTLAEMSNKNLLLTNEAEINTKPELEIYADDVQCAHGATVAQLEEKALFYMQSRGISKREAEVMLSFGFINELLEALPDEAIGNYLRPILAHRFGREQSLTRHIA, from the coding sequence ATGTCTGAACAATTTCGAGCTCAACAACTGGCTTTAGCAGCAAGCTCTTCCGCCTATGCTGAATTAAATACGGCTGGCCGCGCTGCGTTTGAGCAAGCGGTAATTCCAACCCGTAAACACGAAGCATGGAAATACACCTCTCTGCGTCATTTGACGGAAGGTGTCTATGGTAATGTGGCCAGCAGCCACAGCGCGGCAGGCTTGGACGGTGTGGCAACCATTCCGGCACTGGGCAGCCAACGTCTGGTCTTTGTGAACGGCGTGATTTCAGAAGAGTTGTCCAGCAACGAAGCACTGGAAAATCTGACGTTATTCAGCCAGGCAAACGACGACCAGAAAGCACTCATCGCCGCAAAACTCGACACCATCATAGCAGGTCAGAATCGTCATTTATTTAATGAACTCAATAATGCGCAGCTAACCGACGGCGTATTACTGCACGTTGGTAAAAATGTTCAGCAGCAGCAAGCGATTCAGGTAAGCTGGCTAACCACTAAGCAAGCCGATGCTTTCAGTGTTAATGCGCGTTTGCTGGTCGTGGTTGAGCAAGGTGCTAATGCCACACTGGTTGAGCACTATGCCTCTGCTGATGCCGAACAAAACAACTTTACTAATGCTGTAACCGAGATTGCGATTGGCGCTAACGCCAAGCTACAACACTATCGCCTGAATATGTCTCAGGAAGATGCTCTGCATATTGGTGCAACCCATGTCGATCTGGACCGTGATGCACAATATCACGCCTTTCATTTGGGCCTCGGCAGTAAGCTGACGCGCAATGACATTGTGGTTAACCATAACGGTGGTGGCTCTCATGTCGAAATGAGCGGCGTTTATGTTCCACAGAATAAACAATTGGTGGACTTCCATACCTGCATCGAACACAAGGTACCACGTTGTACGACTAATGAAATATTCCGCGGCATTATGAACGACAGCGCAAAAGCGGTATTTAACGGTCGAATCCATATTCATCCGGATGCTCAGAAAACACTGGCAGAAATGAGCAATAAGAATCTGCTGCTCACTAACGAGGCGGAAATTAATACCAAGCCTGAGCTGGAGATTTACGCCGATGACGTACAGTGTGCACACGGTGCAACCGTAGCTCAACTGGAAGAAAAAGCGCTGTTTTATATGCAAAGCCGGGGCATTTCCAAACGGGAAGCAGAGGTCATGTTGAGCTTTGGTTTTATTAATGAATTGTTAGAAGCATTACCGGACGAAGCCATTGGCAATTACTTACGTCCGATTCTGGCGCATCGGTTCGGTCGTGAGCAATCTCTGACCCGCCATATTGCTTAA